A single window of Cervus canadensis isolate Bull #8, Minnesota chromosome 17, ASM1932006v1, whole genome shotgun sequence DNA harbors:
- the SERPINA1 gene encoding alpha-1-antitrypsin — MAPSLTRALLLLAALCCLVPISLAGVLHGHAVQETDDTSHQEAACHKIAPNLANFAFSIYHQLAHQSNTSNIFFSPVSIASAFAMLSLGARGNTHTEILEGLGFNLTELAETEIHKGFQHLLHTLNQPNHQLQLTTGNGLFINESAKLVDTFLEDVKNLYHSKAFSINFRDAEEAKKKINDYVEKESHGKIVDLVKVLDQDTVFALVNYISFKGKWEKPFEVEHTTEKDFHVDEQTTVKVPMMSRLGLFDLRYCDTLSGWVLLLDYVGNVTACFILPDSGKLQQLEDKLNNELLAKFLEKKYASSANLHLPKLSISETYDLKTVLGKLGVTKVFSNGADLSGITMDQPLKVSKALHKAALTIDEKGTEAAGATILEAIPMSIPPEVEFNRPFLYIIYDRNTKSPLFVGKVVNPTQA, encoded by the exons ATGGCACCCTCCCTCACACGGGCCCTCCTGCTGCTGGCAGCCCTGTGCTGCCTGGTCCCCATCTCTCTGGCTGGAGTTCTCCACGGACATGCTGTCCAAGAGACAGATGATACATCCCACCAGGAAGCAGCCTGCCACAAGATTGCCCCCAACCTGGCCAACTTTGCCTTCAGCATATACCACCAGTTGGCCCATCAGTCCAACACCAGCAACATCTTCTTCTCCCCAGTGAGCATCGCTTCAGCCTTTGCGATGCTGTCCCTGGGAGCCAGGGGCAACACTCACACTGAGATCCTAGAAGGCCTGGGTTTCAACCTCACTGAGCTAGCAGAGACTGAGATCCACAAAGGCTTTCAGcatcttctccacaccctcaacCAGCCAAACCACCAGCTGCAGCTGACCACTGGCAATGGTCTGTTCATCAATGAGAGTGCGAAGCTAGTGGATACATTTTTGGAGGATGTCAAGAATCTGTATCACTCTAAAGCCTTCTCCATCAACTTCAGGGATGCTGAGGAGGCCAAGAAGAAGATCAATGATTATGTAGAGAAGGAAAGCCATGGAAAAATTGTGGATTTGGTAAAGGTTCTTGACCAAGACACAGTTTTTGCTCTGGTGAATTACATATCCTTTAAAG gaaaatgggagaaaccCTTCGAGGTGGAACACACCACAGAGAAGGACTTCCACGTGGACGAGCAAACCACAGTGAAGGTGCCCATGATGAGCCGCCTGGGCCTGTTTGACCTCCGCTACTGCGACACGCTCTCCGGCTGGGTGCTGCTGCTGGACTACGTGGGCAATGTCACCGCCTGCTTCATCCTGCCCGACTCGGGGAAGCTGCAGCAGCTGGAGGACAAGCTCAACAACGAACTCCTCGCCAAGTTCCTGGAAAAGAAATATGCAAG TTCTGCCAATTTACATTTGCCCAAACTGTCCATTTCTGAAACGTACGATCTGAAAACTGTCCTGGGCAAACTGGGTGTCACCAAGGTCTTCAGCAACGGGGCTGACCTCTCAGGGATCACCATGGATCAGCCTCTGAAGGTGTCCAAG GCGCTCCACAAGGCTGCTCTGACCATCGACGAGAAAGGGACTGAAGCTGCCGGGGCCACGATTCTGGAAGCCATCCCCATGTCCATTCCCCCAGAGGTCGAGTTCAACAGACCTTTCCTCTACATCATCTACGATAGAAACACCAAGTCTCCCCTCTTCGTGGGAAAGGTGGTGAATCCCACCCAAGCCTAA